From Woronichinia naegeliana WA131, the proteins below share one genomic window:
- a CDS encoding IS1634 family transposase, with amino-acid sequence MTQLNVKNLDHLGIIAAIVDELGLVDYINEQLGENDRAKISAGLVVKAMILNGLGFINSPLYLFSRFFEDKPVEHLLGKGIKASDLNDDRLGRVLDLIFMAGISRLFLGICLKAVEIFKIVMKSSHLDSSSLSVQGEYKLSVEREDKESQIIHITHGYSKDKRPDLKQFVLNLVCWGDGDIPAFLELGDGNQSDKKEFAKLLKKFNEQWQFDGLYIADSALYSADNLQKLTGIYWLCSVPKTIREVQDAVSQLASEQFITTDLEGYRLTSLESEYGGVKQRWIVVDSEQKKALDLKQLTKKTEKATAQAQRQLEQLQRQEFACREDALTALSRWEKSLEWHLLQDLTVVEKCHYGHRGKPRPHEQPIRRSYHAQATFSLNSAKVQASERAAGRFVLATNQLDGDSLSDEQLLVHYKQQQGVERGFRFLKDPLFLASSVFLKTPERIMALSFIMVLCLLVYSLGQRKLRLALAEQEETVPNQLGKPTQRPTLRWIFQMLRGVHWVVLDNCPQIINLTLERERILRFFGATTCQYYLLS; translated from the coding sequence ATGACCCAATTAAACGTTAAAAATCTCGACCATTTAGGAATAATCGCGGCGATAGTTGATGAACTAGGTCTAGTGGATTATATCAATGAACAACTAGGAGAAAATGACCGTGCTAAAATCAGTGCGGGTCTGGTAGTGAAAGCGATGATTCTCAATGGCTTAGGCTTTATCAACTCTCCTTTATATTTGTTCAGTCGTTTTTTTGAAGATAAACCAGTAGAACATCTTTTAGGAAAAGGAATAAAAGCCAGCGACCTGAATGATGACCGTTTAGGGAGAGTCTTAGATTTAATCTTTATGGCCGGCATCAGCCGTTTGTTTCTCGGAATTTGTCTAAAAGCCGTAGAAATCTTCAAAATAGTGATGAAAAGTTCCCATTTAGACTCCAGTTCATTATCGGTACAAGGGGAATATAAATTATCGGTGGAGAGAGAAGACAAAGAAAGCCAAATAATCCATATCACTCATGGCTATTCAAAGGATAAGCGACCAGACTTGAAACAATTTGTCTTGAATCTAGTCTGTTGGGGGGATGGCGACATTCCCGCTTTTCTCGAATTAGGAGATGGCAATCAAAGTGATAAAAAAGAGTTTGCTAAACTCTTGAAAAAGTTCAATGAGCAGTGGCAATTCGATGGTTTGTATATAGCAGATTCAGCCTTATACAGTGCCGATAACTTGCAAAAGTTAACCGGCATATACTGGTTATGTTCTGTGCCGAAAACGATTAGAGAAGTGCAGGATGCGGTCAGTCAATTAGCCTCGGAGCAATTCATCACAACTGATTTAGAGGGCTATCGTCTTACCTCCTTAGAAAGTGAATATGGGGGAGTCAAACAACGTTGGATAGTGGTAGATAGCGAGCAAAAAAAAGCTTTAGACCTCAAACAACTGACGAAGAAGACAGAGAAAGCAACGGCTCAAGCTCAAAGACAATTAGAACAATTACAGCGTCAGGAATTTGCTTGTCGGGAGGATGCTTTAACCGCCCTGAGCCGATGGGAGAAGAGTTTAGAATGGCATCTTCTTCAAGACCTAACTGTCGTCGAAAAATGTCATTACGGTCATCGAGGTAAACCCCGTCCCCATGAACAGCCCATTCGTCGTAGCTATCATGCCCAAGCCACTTTCAGCCTCAATAGTGCGAAAGTTCAAGCTTCAGAGCGGGCAGCAGGACGTTTTGTCTTGGCGACGAATCAGCTAGATGGAGACTCTTTGAGCGATGAGCAACTGCTTGTCCACTACAAGCAACAGCAAGGGGTAGAGCGAGGTTTTCGCTTCCTTAAAGACCCTCTGTTTTTGGCGTCCAGTGTTTTTCTCAAAACCCCTGAGCGGATTATGGCATTGAGTTTCATCATGGTGTTGTGTTTACTGGTGTACAGCTTGGGACAACGTAAACTGAGACTGGCTCTGGCAGAGCAGGAGGAGACTGTGCCTAATCAGTTGGGAAAGCCGACTCAGCGTCCGACACTGCGTTGGATTTTTCAGATGTTGAGAGGAGTTCATTGGGTTGTACTGGATAATTGTCCCCAAATAATCAATCTAACGCTTGAGCGAGAGAGGATTTTGCGCTTTTTTGGGGCTACTACTTGTCAGTATTATCTTTTGTCATAA
- the psbD gene encoding photosystem II D2 protein (photosystem q(a) protein) has product MTIAVGRAPAEQGWFDALDDWLKRDRFVFIGWSGLLLFPCAFLALGGWLTGTTFVTSWYTHGLASSYLEGANFLTVAVSSPADAFGHSILFLWGPEAQGNFTRWCQIGGLWPFVALHGAFGLIGFMLRQFEISRLVGIRPYNAIAFSGPIAVFVSVFLMYPLGQSSWFFAPSFGVAGIFRFILFLQGFHNWTLNPFHMMGVAGILGGALLCAIHGATVENTLFEDSDQANTFRAFEPTQAEETYSMVTANRFWSQIFGIAFSNKRWLHFFMLFVPVTGLWMSAVGIVGLALNLRAYDFVSQELRAAEDPEFETFYTKNILLNEGMRAWMAPQDQPHENFIFPEEVLPRGNAL; this is encoded by the coding sequence ATGACCATAGCAGTCGGACGCGCCCCAGCAGAACAGGGTTGGTTTGATGCCCTCGATGACTGGCTTAAGCGCGATCGCTTCGTATTTATTGGTTGGTCTGGGTTACTTCTATTTCCCTGTGCCTTCCTTGCCCTCGGTGGTTGGTTAACGGGAACCACCTTTGTTACCTCTTGGTACACTCATGGGTTAGCCAGTTCCTACCTCGAAGGTGCTAACTTCTTAACCGTTGCTGTTTCTTCTCCCGCCGACGCTTTCGGTCACTCCATTCTCTTTTTATGGGGCCCTGAAGCCCAAGGTAATTTTACTCGTTGGTGTCAAATCGGTGGTCTGTGGCCCTTTGTGGCTCTGCACGGTGCTTTTGGCTTGATCGGCTTTATGCTGCGTCAGTTTGAAATTTCCCGTCTAGTCGGTATCCGTCCTTATAACGCGATCGCCTTCTCTGGCCCCATTGCCGTCTTTGTCAGCGTCTTTTTAATGTACCCCTTGGGACAATCTAGCTGGTTTTTTGCCCCTAGTTTTGGCGTAGCTGGAATTTTCCGCTTCATTCTCTTCCTACAAGGTTTCCACAACTGGACTCTCAACCCCTTCCACATGATGGGTGTTGCTGGTATTTTGGGTGGTGCTTTACTTTGCGCGATTCACGGTGCGACAGTAGAAAACACCTTGTTTGAAGATAGTGATCAAGCCAATACCTTCCGCGCTTTTGAACCGACTCAAGCCGAAGAAACCTACTCGATGGTAACAGCTAACCGTTTCTGGTCACAGATTTTCGGGATCGCTTTCTCCAACAAACGCTGGTTACACTTCTTCATGCTCTTTGTGCCGGTAACGGGCCTGTGGATGAGTGCCGTGGGTATCGTCGGTTTAGCTTTAAACCTGCGTGCCTATGACTTTGTTTCCCAAGAACTACGGGCGGCTGAAGACCCAGAGTTTGAAACGTTCTACACTAAGAACATCCTATTAAATGAGGGGATGCGAGCTTGGATGGCTCCGCAGGATCAACCCCACGAAAACTTTATTTTCCCTGAGGAAGTTTTACCTCGTGGTAATGCTCTCTAA
- a CDS encoding rRNA pseudouridine synthase, with protein sequence MAERVQKILSQWGIASRRHAEELILAGRVKLNGKLVKLGDEADPYRDRLEVDGKRVESATKPPLIYLLLNKPKGVLSTCDDPQARKTVLDLLPSHLRDGQGLHPVGRLDRNSTGALLLTNDGELTQRLTHPRYHLPKTYDVVIAGHLTEQQLEEWRKGLMLDDSLTLPAQVEILDWDRSQTQLEVKLTEGRNRQIRRIVEEIFELEILKLHRRAIGEIKLNSSQERLASGHYRRLQPSEIRFLKRHVNLEQGFQKPTLNRRKR encoded by the coding sequence ATGGCTGAACGGGTACAGAAAATTTTATCGCAGTGGGGAATTGCCTCCCGTCGTCATGCCGAGGAATTAATCCTGGCGGGTCGAGTGAAATTGAATGGCAAATTGGTCAAACTGGGAGATGAGGCCGATCCTTACCGCGATCGCCTAGAAGTGGATGGCAAACGGGTTGAATCGGCCACCAAACCGCCGTTAATTTACCTGCTTCTTAATAAACCGAAAGGAGTACTATCCACCTGCGATGATCCTCAAGCACGAAAAACAGTGTTAGATCTACTCCCTAGCCATTTACGAGACGGTCAAGGTTTACATCCAGTAGGACGCTTGGATCGTAACTCTACGGGGGCTTTGCTCCTAACCAATGATGGTGAATTAACCCAACGTCTCACCCATCCCCGTTATCATCTGCCAAAAACCTATGATGTTGTGATTGCTGGCCATCTGACAGAACAACAGCTAGAAGAATGGCGAAAAGGATTAATGCTGGATGATAGTTTAACTCTGCCGGCCCAGGTGGAAATCCTAGATTGGGATCGTTCTCAAACCCAGCTTGAAGTTAAACTGACCGAAGGGCGCAACCGTCAAATCCGACGCATCGTCGAGGAAATTTTTGAGTTAGAGATCCTCAAGCTCCATCGTCGGGCGATCGGTGAAATTAAGCTTAATTCATCCCAAGAACGATTAGCCAGTGGTCACTATCGTCGTTTGCAACCATCCGAAATTCGCTTTTTGAAACGTCATGTCAATCTAGAACAGGGATTTCAAAAGCCGACGCTCAATCGTAGAAAACGTTAA
- a CDS encoding DUF2993 domain-containing protein, which translates to MALSPSNLISKILSPALRLWLRSQVEQAEELEIQIQGQDRQILRGYVPEVSLQTRRAIYQGLRLGQVLLQGENIRINIGQVVKGKPLQLLEPIQVSGEVQLTETDLQDSLSSTILANALTELLIALLERQGVANPQNFLASFVVKWRAITLGMDSFSLEGTILFPDRQQQIFKLCARLILINAQSLLLKEIRLEGFPPLTDAIQDYPIDLGTDVAIASLTLRPGELACVGQLLIRP; encoded by the coding sequence ATGGCCCTTAGCCCTTCTAACCTGATTAGTAAAATCCTCTCCCCTGCGTTACGGCTTTGGTTGCGTTCCCAAGTAGAACAGGCTGAAGAGCTAGAAATTCAGATTCAGGGACAGGATCGGCAGATTTTACGAGGTTATGTCCCAGAGGTTTCTCTCCAGACTCGTCGGGCTATTTATCAAGGTTTGCGTTTGGGTCAGGTGTTATTGCAAGGGGAAAATATTCGCATTAATATTGGTCAGGTGGTTAAGGGTAAACCATTGCAGCTATTGGAACCCATTCAAGTCAGTGGAGAAGTTCAGCTTACGGAAACCGATCTACAGGACTCGCTTTCTTCAACTATTTTAGCCAATGCTTTGACAGAATTATTGATTGCTTTATTAGAACGTCAGGGTGTTGCCAATCCCCAGAATTTTCTGGCTTCCTTTGTAGTGAAATGGCGAGCGATCACGCTAGGAATGGATTCTTTTAGTTTAGAGGGAACTATCCTTTTTCCTGATCGTCAACAACAAATTTTTAAACTTTGTGCCCGTTTAATTCTGATCAATGCTCAAAGCTTACTGCTTAAGGAGATTCGTTTAGAAGGTTTTCCTCCCCTTACGGATGCCATTCAGGATTATCCCATTGATTTAGGAACCGATGTGGCGATCGCCTCTTTAACGCTTCGTCCGGGGGAATTGGCTTGTGTGGGACAACTTTTGATCCGTCCCTAG